Proteins encoded by one window of Clostridium cagae:
- the codY gene encoding GTP-sensing pleiotropic transcriptional regulator CodY, protein MSSLLSKTRRLNKILQKTGTEPVAFQDICTLLSEVLECNAYIVSKRGKVLGYTFSPGFECEAMKKKVIEDKKFPEDYNLTLLESNETLANLYNQGRCVFAEIGDCKTKDKISTIIPIIGSRERLGTLILARFGKEFTDDDLVLVEYSATIVGMEMLRALQEDLADQTRKKAVVQLAIGTLSYSELEAVEHIFEELNGNEGLLVASKIADKVGITRSVIVNALRKFESAGVIESRSLGMKGTYIRVLNEKLLDELKKIK, encoded by the coding sequence ATGTCATCTCTATTAAGTAAAACAAGAAGGTTAAATAAAATCTTGCAAAAGACAGGTACTGAACCAGTTGCTTTTCAAGATATATGTACACTTTTAAGCGAAGTTCTTGAATGTAATGCTTATATAGTAAGCAAAAGAGGTAAAGTTTTAGGATATACTTTTTCTCCAGGCTTTGAATGCGAAGCTATGAAAAAGAAAGTTATAGAAGATAAAAAATTCCCAGAAGATTATAATCTTACCCTTTTAGAAAGTAATGAAACATTAGCAAACTTATATAATCAAGGCAGATGTGTATTTGCAGAAATTGGTGATTGTAAGACAAAAGATAAAATTTCAACTATAATTCCAATAATAGGTAGTAGAGAAAGATTAGGTACATTGATATTGGCTAGATTTGGAAAAGAATTTACTGATGATGATTTAGTTTTAGTTGAGTATAGTGCAACGATAGTTGGTATGGAAATGCTTAGAGCATTGCAAGAAGATTTAGCAGACCAAACTAGAAAAAAAGCTGTTGTTCAATTAGCTATAGGAACGCTTTCTTATTCTGAATTAGAAGCAGTAGAACATATTTTTGAAGAATTAAATGGAAATGAAGGTTTATTAGTTGCTTCTAAGATTGCTGATAAAGTGGGAATAACTAGAAGTGTAATAGTAAATGCTTTAAGAAAATTTGAAAGTGCTGGTGTTATTGAATCTAGATCATTAGGCATGAAAGGCACTTATATTAGAGTATTAAATGAAAAATTATTAGATGAATTAAAAAAAATAAAATAG
- the rpsB gene encoding 30S ribosomal protein S2 codes for MSVISMKQLLEAGVHFGHQTRRWNPKMAPYIFTERNGIYIIDLQKTVRKAEEAYNFIKEVSTEGKDILFVGTKKQAQDAIKDEAIRSSMHFVNNRWLGGMLTNFSTIKKRIRRLSEIETMQEDGTFEVLPKKEVIKLKGELEKLEKNLGGIKNLDCDNIGAMFVVDPRKEKNAISEAKILGIPVVAIVDTNCDPEEVDYVIPGNDDAIRAVKLITAKMADAIMEGRQGEELAE; via the coding sequence ATGTCAGTAATATCAATGAAACAATTATTAGAAGCAGGTGTACACTTTGGACACCAAACAAGAAGATGGAACCCTAAGATGGCTCCTTACATTTTCACAGAAAGAAATGGTATATATATCATAGACCTTCAAAAAACAGTTAGAAAAGCTGAAGAAGCTTACAACTTCATTAAAGAAGTATCTACAGAAGGAAAAGATATATTATTCGTTGGAACAAAGAAACAAGCTCAAGATGCTATCAAAGATGAAGCAATAAGAAGTAGCATGCACTTTGTAAACAACAGATGGTTAGGTGGAATGTTAACAAACTTCTCTACTATCAAAAAAAGAATAAGAAGACTTTCTGAAATAGAAACAATGCAAGAAGATGGAACATTTGAAGTTCTTCCTAAGAAAGAAGTTATAAAATTAAAAGGTGAATTAGAAAAATTAGAAAAAAATCTTGGTGGTATCAAGAACTTAGATTGCGACAACATAGGTGCTATGTTCGTAGTTGATCCAAGAAAAGAAAAGAATGCTATATCAGAAGCTAAGATTCTTGGAATCCCTGTAGTTGCTATAGTAGATACTAACTGTGATCCAGAAGAAGTTGATTACGTAATTCCTGGTAATGATGATGCTATAAGAGCTGTTAAATTAATAACTGCTAAAATGGCTGATGCTATCATGGAAGGAAGACAAGGCGAAGAATTAGCTGAATAG
- the tsf gene encoding translation elongation factor Ts, which yields MISAKSVKELRERTGAGMMDCKKALTETDGDIEKAVEVLREKGLAAAAKKSGRVAAEGLVKTYISEDKKSGAIVELNCETDFVAANEDFIAFADALAKIATSTSATTVEELVNEKFDSEATIQEALTGLIARLGENMTVRRFVKFAVDNGVVKSYIHGGGRIGVLVEVACDVESPAVEEVAKELCMQIAAANPLFLSKEEVDQDSIEKEKEIYRVQALNEGKPEKIVEKMVMGRIQKYYKEVCLLEQLWVKDGDKTITKFIDEKAKEAGSAIKVNRFVRFERGEGIEKVEENFAEEVAKQLGK from the coding sequence ATGATATCTGCAAAATCAGTTAAAGAATTAAGAGAAAGAACTGGCGCAGGAATGATGGACTGCAAAAAAGCATTAACAGAAACAGATGGTGACATCGAAAAAGCTGTTGAAGTATTAAGAGAAAAAGGACTTGCGGCTGCAGCTAAGAAATCAGGAAGAGTTGCTGCAGAAGGTTTAGTTAAAACATATATTTCAGAAGATAAAAAGAGCGGAGCTATCGTTGAACTTAATTGTGAAACAGATTTCGTTGCAGCAAATGAAGATTTTATTGCTTTTGCTGACGCTTTAGCTAAAATAGCAACATCAACAAGTGCTACAACAGTAGAAGAACTTGTTAATGAAAAATTTGATTCAGAAGCTACAATACAAGAAGCTTTAACAGGATTAATCGCTAGACTTGGTGAAAATATGACTGTTAGAAGATTCGTTAAATTCGCAGTAGATAATGGAGTAGTTAAAAGCTATATTCATGGTGGCGGAAGAATTGGTGTTTTAGTAGAAGTAGCTTGTGATGTTGAATCACCAGCAGTTGAAGAAGTTGCAAAAGAACTTTGTATGCAAATAGCTGCTGCAAACCCATTATTCCTATCTAAAGAAGAAGTTGACCAAGATTCTATAGAAAAAGAAAAAGAAATTTATAGAGTTCAAGCTTTAAATGAAGGAAAACCAGAAAAGATAGTTGAAAAGATGGTAATGGGAAGAATTCAAAAGTACTACAAAGAAGTTTGTCTTCTTGAACAACTTTGGGTTAAAGATGGCGATAAGACTATAACTAAGTTTATAGACGAAAAAGCTAAAGAAGCAGGTTCTGCAATCAAAGTAAATAGATTCGTAAGATTCGAAAGAGGCGAAGGAATCGAAAAAGTTGAAGAAAACTTTGCAGAAGAAGTTGCTAAACAATTAGGAAAATAG
- the pyrH gene encoding UMP kinase, which produces MTNCKYKRVILKLSGEALAGVSGFGLDFNVAKRIALEIKELVDMGVEVGTVVGGGNIWRGRSGEGMDRTTADYMGMMATCINALALQDSLEQVGVKTRVQTAIEMKEVAEPFIRRRAMRHLEKGRVVIFAAGTGNPYFSTDTTAALRAAEIEAEVILLAKKVDGVYDKDPMKFPEAKKYDTLSYIDVLDQGLQVMDSTATSLCMDNNIPILVFGLDEPGNIKRAITGENIGTLVTKK; this is translated from the coding sequence ATGACAAATTGTAAATATAAAAGAGTAATTTTAAAACTTTCAGGTGAAGCTTTAGCTGGAGTTAGCGGTTTTGGACTTGATTTTAATGTAGCTAAAAGAATAGCTCTAGAAATTAAAGAACTAGTTGACATGGGAGTAGAAGTTGGAACAGTTGTAGGTGGAGGAAATATCTGGCGTGGAAGAAGTGGCGAAGGTATGGATAGAACAACTGCTGATTACATGGGAATGATGGCTACTTGTATAAATGCATTAGCATTACAAGATTCTTTAGAACAAGTAGGTGTAAAAACTAGAGTTCAAACTGCCATAGAGATGAAAGAAGTTGCAGAACCTTTTATTAGAAGAAGAGCAATGAGACACTTAGAAAAAGGTAGAGTTGTTATTTTTGCAGCAGGAACAGGAAATCCATATTTCTCAACTGATACTACTGCAGCTTTAAGAGCAGCAGAAATAGAAGCAGAAGTAATACTTTTAGCGAAAAAAGTTGATGGAGTTTATGATAAAGATCCTATGAAGTTCCCAGAAGCAAAAAAATATGATACACTATCATATATAGATGTTTTAGATCAAGGACTACAAGTTATGGATTCTACAGCAACTTCATTATGTATGGATAATAATATTCCAATACTTGTATTTGGTTTAGATGAGCCAGGTAATATTAAAAGAGCAATAACTGGCGAAAATATCGGAACATTAGTAACTAAAAAATAG
- the frr gene encoding ribosome recycling factor, whose protein sequence is MIKDIIKNAEEKMQKTVTVLKSELGTMKAGRANPSMLDKIQIDYYGSMCPLSQAANISSPEPRVLMITPWEKQLLKEIEKAILKSDLGLNPSNDGSIIRLVIPELTEETRKDLVKKVKKTGEESKVAIRSIRRDANDKIKALKKDGDLSEDQVKKGEDDVQKKTDAIIKDIDKIIVDKEKEILAI, encoded by the coding sequence ATGATTAAGGACATCATTAAGAATGCAGAAGAAAAAATGCAAAAAACTGTAACTGTATTAAAATCAGAGTTAGGAACTATGAAAGCAGGAAGAGCTAATCCAAGTATGCTTGATAAAATTCAAATTGATTATTATGGAAGCATGTGCCCATTATCACAAGCTGCAAATATTTCTTCACCTGAACCAAGAGTATTAATGATAACACCTTGGGAAAAACAATTATTAAAAGAAATTGAAAAAGCTATTTTAAAATCGGACTTAGGTTTAAATCCTTCAAATGATGGTTCAATAATAAGATTAGTTATTCCAGAATTAACAGAAGAAACAAGAAAAGATCTTGTTAAAAAAGTTAAAAAAACTGGAGAAGAATCTAAAGTAGCAATTAGATCTATTAGAAGAGATGCTAATGATAAAATTAAAGCATTAAAAAAAGATGGAGATTTATCTGAAGACCAAGTTAAAAAAGGCGAAGATGATGTTCAAAAGAAGACAGATGCTATTATAAAAGATATAGACAAGATAATAGTTGATAAAGAAAAAGAGATTCTAGCTATTTAA